One part of the Streptomyces sp. NBC_00286 genome encodes these proteins:
- a CDS encoding ArsR/SmtB family transcription factor has translation MSDASLWTALADPHRRVIVGLLLERPRPVGEIVDACGLSQPSTSKHLKVLREAGLVRVRQDAQRRVYTLDPAPIAELDAWLAPYRKLWNDSLDALGRRLDETAATAATGESSDEDNRAPDPKD, from the coding sequence ATGTCCGATGCGTCCCTGTGGACCGCGCTCGCCGACCCGCACCGGCGGGTCATCGTCGGTCTGCTGCTGGAGCGTCCGCGGCCCGTCGGTGAGATCGTCGACGCCTGCGGTCTGAGTCAGCCCAGTACGTCCAAGCACCTCAAGGTGCTGCGCGAGGCGGGCCTGGTGCGCGTACGGCAGGACGCGCAGCGCCGGGTCTACACCCTCGATCCGGCGCCGATCGCGGAACTGGACGCCTGGCTGGCGCCGTACCGCAAGCTGTGGAACGACAGCCTCGACGCGCTCGGGCGCCGCCTGGACGAGACGGCGGCGACAGCGGCGACGGGGGAGTCGTCGGACGAGGACAACCGAGCCCCCGACCCGAAGGACTGA
- a CDS encoding SRPBCC family protein, translating into MSVELTGTYLTLDDGRPAVRFTRVYDHPIDRVWQFVTDTDELAHWFPSRAEIELRVGGTIKFSDDPNTVDTTGRVLAVDAPRHLSFSWEGDELHFDLEELDEKRTRFTLTNVLVEENTAARNGAGWEACLMALDVWARGERFAGPHAGDTPQWQEFYRGYVSAGVPSGAPVPGMDDPS; encoded by the coding sequence ATGTCCGTCGAACTCACCGGCACCTACCTCACCCTGGACGACGGCCGCCCGGCCGTCCGCTTCACCCGCGTCTACGACCACCCCATCGACCGCGTCTGGCAGTTCGTGACCGACACCGACGAACTGGCCCACTGGTTCCCGTCCCGCGCCGAGATCGAACTGCGCGTCGGCGGCACGATCAAGTTCAGCGACGACCCGAACACGGTGGACACGACGGGCCGGGTGCTCGCCGTCGACGCGCCCCGGCATCTCTCCTTCAGCTGGGAAGGCGACGAACTCCACTTCGACCTCGAAGAGTTGGATGAGAAGCGCACCCGCTTCACGCTCACCAACGTGCTGGTGGAGGAGAACACCGCCGCCCGCAACGGCGCGGGCTGGGAGGCGTGCCTCATGGCCCTCGACGTATGGGCCCGCGGCGAGCGGTTCGCGGGGCCGCACGCCGGTGACACCCCGCAGTGGCAAGAGTTCTACCGCGGCTACGTCAGTGCCGGAGTCCCGTCGGGCGCACCGGTACCCGGCATGGACGACCCGAGCTGA
- a CDS encoding dienelactone hydrolase family protein: MPATTTTTVDLTEFSAALGGSRQLRGHLTRPSGPGPWPGVVVIHEALGINDVMHRQAERLARAGYLVLMPDLFTDGGAVRCLVPTFRAALSGRGRAFHDIEAARTHLARDPDCTGRIGVIGFCMGGSFALLAVSGGDFDAASVNYGRLPKHLERALTDSCPVVASYGARDRTLKGAASGLEASLDRLGIVHDVKEYPEAGHSFLNDAEVGPRALRPLMRVAGIRPHPESAVDAWRRIDGFFATHLKPESQEG; encoded by the coding sequence GTGCCCGCCACGACCACCACGACCGTAGATCTCACTGAGTTCAGCGCCGCCCTCGGCGGCTCCCGTCAGCTCAGAGGCCATCTCACCCGGCCCAGCGGGCCCGGCCCCTGGCCCGGTGTCGTCGTGATCCATGAGGCGCTGGGCATCAACGATGTGATGCACCGTCAGGCGGAACGGCTGGCGAGAGCCGGGTACCTCGTCCTCATGCCCGATCTGTTCACCGACGGAGGGGCCGTACGCTGCCTGGTGCCGACCTTCCGGGCCGCCCTGTCCGGACGCGGCCGAGCCTTCCATGACATCGAGGCGGCCCGTACCCACCTCGCCCGGGATCCCGACTGCACCGGGCGGATCGGCGTCATCGGCTTCTGCATGGGCGGTTCCTTCGCCCTCCTCGCCGTGAGCGGTGGCGACTTCGACGCCGCCTCCGTCAACTACGGCCGTCTACCGAAGCATCTCGAACGGGCGCTCACCGATTCCTGCCCCGTCGTCGCGAGTTACGGAGCCCGCGACCGGACACTGAAGGGCGCGGCCTCCGGTCTGGAGGCGTCGCTCGACCGGCTCGGCATCGTCCACGACGTCAAGGAGTATCCGGAGGCCGGGCACTCCTTCCTGAACGACGCCGAGGTCGGTCCACGCGCCCTGCGTCCGCTGATGCGTGTCGCCGGAATCAGACCGCACCCGGAGTCCGCCGTCGATGCCTGGCGACGCATCGACGGCTTCTTCGCCACGCACCTCAAGCCGGAAAGCCAGGAGGGCTGA
- a CDS encoding helix-turn-helix transcriptional regulator, with the protein MSSLSSPTLVGRGPELDLLTDAGRSAGEGRGSSVFVLGEPGIGKSRLVEEAAATAVRAGLRVLRGRAASAGRAVPLRPLAEAVFSGLRGEGAPADGDLGPYEPLLSRLCGLAPQDGAPLVGYAEAVLRLLDVLGRTRGCVLVLEDLHDADADTLTIVDYLTDNVPGQRAVLLATLRGGPGAALDLAEAAASRRTARTVRLARLAPAETAELAARCLGHDDAGAVPAAVLDRLHAVSDGVPFVVEELLRAMVDSGDLVRQPGAGWSVTGALNAGVPATVAAAVLQRVDHLEPSGVALLEAAAVLGRRFPVDIAARVAGLDRPTALRQLRHAARAHLVADGTTHGPTAEQPGWHTFRHALTADAIAHRLLPAERAALCLAAADAIESGHAIESGHAIESGHAIESGHAAESGHASHAIESAHANHATESADASHAPESADASEQGTGGPGRPGEPRGLIGGDSGDDLYRLAAELCVAGGQRARAAVLLTRAGRQAVQRGALLTAVELLDRGLELTADATDAPPEAVARLLEELLRTLVLTGDVQRVPELGDRLDRMLTAWGAPPARRAAGFLTQAGAAATVQRWEEGLTAVRRARELLGAEPDPASRAALDAVAAHLMLNSQRPDRLESARALAEGAVATAEAVGLPEVSCKALNMLGYCLRPLDLAESEKVFERLVATAETHGLPVWRIRGLLELGALDRVRFTGIERLLAARKAADETGAVLMTAWADMHLTLAHVLRDELDAAAESARRLRTTARRLRLDEVELLGAGVDGIIAAVRGEREKLQTALHVLQNALAGGSAGAVWGYADTSVWGWAQGICSLLREEHDRAMAEFTDADQVMKALPSTRGVTGFLGPYLLLRTVRGAAGWAELDGAVAGRLSEAHSDRPYVGWSRAVLLGREGRAAEAAKAAEEALAGTDVIPLARHLCLRLGAQAALTDSWGRPVEWLRAAEHFFHDRGTTRVSAACRALLREAGSPVPRRREGHDTIPQELRRTGVTAREYEVLRLLGRGLGNQEIAEQLFLSPRTVEKHLASLRDRTGQNSRAALRTLARRYAHGQ; encoded by the coding sequence GTGTCGTCGTTGTCGTCACCGACGCTGGTCGGCAGAGGACCGGAGTTGGACCTGCTGACCGATGCAGGTCGGTCGGCGGGCGAAGGGCGGGGCTCGTCGGTGTTCGTGCTGGGCGAGCCGGGCATCGGCAAGTCGCGCCTGGTCGAGGAGGCCGCGGCCACCGCCGTACGCGCCGGGTTACGGGTGCTGCGCGGGCGGGCCGCATCCGCCGGGCGCGCGGTGCCGCTGCGACCGCTGGCGGAGGCCGTGTTCTCCGGGCTGCGCGGTGAAGGGGCGCCCGCGGACGGGGACTTGGGGCCCTACGAGCCGTTGCTGTCGCGGTTGTGCGGGCTGGCGCCGCAGGACGGGGCGCCGCTGGTGGGCTACGCGGAGGCGGTGCTGCGGCTCCTTGATGTCCTCGGACGCACCCGTGGCTGCGTTCTGGTGTTGGAGGACCTGCACGACGCGGACGCCGACACGCTCACCATCGTCGACTACCTCACGGACAACGTTCCCGGTCAGCGGGCCGTTCTGCTGGCCACCCTGCGCGGGGGGCCCGGGGCCGCCCTCGACCTCGCCGAGGCCGCGGCATCCCGTCGTACGGCCCGCACTGTGCGCCTGGCACGCCTCGCGCCCGCCGAGACAGCGGAACTGGCCGCCCGCTGTCTGGGCCACGACGACGCGGGCGCGGTACCGGCGGCCGTACTGGACCGGCTGCACGCCGTCTCCGACGGCGTCCCCTTCGTGGTGGAGGAACTGCTGCGCGCCATGGTCGACAGCGGCGATCTCGTCCGGCAGCCGGGCGCCGGCTGGTCAGTGACCGGCGCGCTGAACGCCGGAGTACCCGCGACGGTCGCCGCCGCCGTCCTGCAGCGGGTGGACCACCTGGAACCGTCCGGAGTCGCGCTCCTGGAAGCGGCGGCAGTCCTGGGCAGACGCTTCCCCGTGGACATCGCCGCCCGCGTCGCCGGGCTCGATCGGCCGACGGCGCTCCGCCAGCTGCGGCACGCGGCACGCGCCCACCTGGTCGCCGACGGCACCACCCACGGCCCCACCGCGGAGCAACCCGGCTGGCACACCTTCCGCCACGCCCTGACCGCCGACGCCATCGCCCACCGGCTGCTGCCGGCGGAACGGGCGGCGCTCTGTCTCGCCGCCGCCGACGCCATCGAGTCCGGCCACGCCATCGAGTCCGGCCACGCCATCGAGTCCGGCCACGCCATCGAGTCCGGCCACGCGGCCGAGTCCGGCCACGCGAGCCACGCCATCGAGTCCGCCCACGCGAACCACGCGACCGAGTCCGCCGACGCGAGCCACGCGCCTGAGTCCGCCGACGCGTCGGAGCAGGGGACGGGAGGCCCGGGCCGGCCCGGCGAGCCCCGCGGTCTGATCGGCGGTGACTCGGGCGACGACCTGTACCGCCTGGCCGCGGAGTTGTGCGTCGCCGGCGGGCAGCGGGCACGGGCGGCCGTACTGCTCACCCGGGCCGGCCGGCAGGCGGTCCAGCGGGGCGCCCTGCTGACCGCGGTGGAACTCCTCGACCGGGGCCTGGAGTTGACCGCCGACGCCACGGACGCCCCGCCCGAGGCCGTGGCCCGGCTGCTGGAGGAACTGCTGCGGACACTCGTCCTCACGGGCGACGTCCAGCGCGTCCCGGAGCTCGGCGACCGGCTGGACCGCATGCTGACCGCGTGGGGTGCGCCGCCCGCCCGGCGGGCCGCGGGTTTCCTGACGCAGGCCGGGGCCGCGGCCACCGTCCAGCGCTGGGAGGAGGGACTGACCGCCGTCCGGCGGGCACGGGAGCTGCTCGGCGCCGAGCCCGACCCGGCGTCCCGCGCGGCCCTGGACGCGGTCGCCGCGCACCTGATGCTCAACTCGCAGCGCCCGGACCGGCTGGAGAGCGCCAGGGCCCTGGCCGAAGGGGCCGTGGCGACCGCCGAGGCGGTCGGGCTGCCGGAAGTGAGCTGCAAGGCGCTGAACATGCTCGGGTACTGCCTGAGGCCCCTGGACCTGGCCGAGTCGGAAAAGGTGTTCGAACGCCTGGTGGCCACGGCCGAGACCCATGGGCTGCCGGTCTGGCGGATACGCGGCCTGCTGGAACTCGGCGCGCTCGACCGGGTCCGGTTCACGGGGATCGAGCGGCTGCTGGCCGCGCGGAAGGCGGCCGACGAGACCGGCGCGGTGCTGATGACGGCCTGGGCCGACATGCATCTGACGCTCGCCCATGTGCTGCGGGACGAACTGGACGCGGCCGCGGAGTCCGCCCGGCGGCTCCGGACGACGGCTCGTCGGCTGCGGCTGGACGAAGTGGAGCTGCTCGGTGCCGGAGTGGACGGCATCATCGCCGCCGTCCGTGGGGAGCGGGAGAAACTCCAGACCGCGCTGCACGTCCTTCAGAACGCACTGGCCGGCGGGAGCGCCGGAGCGGTCTGGGGCTACGCCGACACCTCCGTGTGGGGCTGGGCCCAGGGCATCTGCTCCCTGCTGAGGGAGGAACACGACCGGGCGATGGCCGAGTTCACCGACGCGGACCAGGTCATGAAGGCACTGCCCAGCACCCGGGGAGTCACCGGTTTCCTGGGCCCGTACCTGCTCCTGCGGACCGTACGGGGCGCGGCCGGCTGGGCGGAGCTGGACGGGGCCGTCGCCGGCCGGCTCTCCGAGGCCCACTCGGACCGGCCCTACGTCGGCTGGTCCCGGGCCGTGCTCCTGGGCCGCGAAGGCCGCGCCGCCGAGGCCGCCAAGGCGGCAGAGGAGGCCCTGGCCGGGACGGACGTCATACCCCTGGCCCGCCATCTGTGTCTGCGCCTGGGCGCTCAGGCGGCACTCACCGACAGCTGGGGGAGGCCCGTCGAGTGGCTGCGCGCCGCCGAGCACTTCTTCCACGACCGGGGCACGACACGGGTGTCGGCGGCCTGCCGCGCCCTGCTGCGGGAAGCGGGCTCTCCCGTTCCCCGTCGCCGCGAGGGCCACGACACGATTCCGCAGGAGCTGCGGCGGACGGGGGTGACCGCCCGGGAGTACGAGGTGCTGCGCCTGCTCGGCCGGGGGCTCGGCAATCAGGAGATCGCCGAGCAGCTCTTCCTCTCACCACGCACCGTCGAAAAGCACCTGGCGAGCCTCCGCGACCGCACCGGCCAGAACAGCAGGGCCGCCCTGCGCACCCTGGCCCGCCGGTACGCGCACGGGCAGTGA
- a CDS encoding NHLP bacteriocin export ABC transporter permease/ATPase subunit, translating to MTSVPDQQHQQPVAEGDYVLAALGGMGTPVDGSGLTRLDLEGPHVLWLVASGAMDLFAVDAVQQGHWHHLGRLEAGTLLLGPVAGPQHSLIGRPLRECVLRRIEMRELYQPPQTETWTYDAYGNPVFVPPATSPLEYALSLGVGRGLAILFEAPLATERGAALTDDDILWMQVPPGSVQYGSVYGAEAAADLLVDPAMWQAMVDQQYRLLATLDRWIEQLERTHEDRTAEGIKAGEEVRARADRTLIASISKRSSSTGPAADADATYAACKLVARAAGLALADPAQSGTESDRLDPVERIALASRVRTRAVRLDGRWWRDNIGPLVGHRSGSGAPVALLWRRGGYVAVHPSGRETPVEKANVAEFEPRAVMFYRPLPERRLGPLGLLRFSLRGTGGDLRNLMLSGLVTVALGALVPIATGQVLGVYVPKAQENLIVQFCLAIMIASVVSAAFMLMQNLTILRMEGRIEATLQPAVWDRLLRLPTKFFTARSTGELASAAMGISSMRRMMAGIGPVVVQAGTVGLMNLVLLLVYSVPMALAAIGMLVVITAVFLGLGLWQVRWQRRLVVLSNKLNNQAFQTLRGLPKLRVAAAENYAYAAWASEFARSRELQQRVGRIKNLNTVLGAVYLPLSSLIIFMLLAGPARGSMSAGAFLTFTTSMTMLLTSVTQLTGAFVSAVAALPMFEQIKPVLDATPEVRVASTRPAALSGAIEAKKLSFRYTDDGPLVLDDVSFAIRPGEFVAIVGPSGCGKSTLLRLLIGFDKPVSGSVLYDGQDLAALDQSAVRRQCGVVLQHAQPFTGSILDCICGTEPYTPEEAMAAAEMAGLAEDIKRMPMGLHTIVSGSGAISGGQRQRLMIAQALIRRPRILFFDEATSALDNETQRRVIESTHALNATRVVIAHRLSTVLDADRVIVMSDGRVVQEGPPAQLLADTSGRLHELVRRQMA from the coding sequence ATGACATCCGTACCCGACCAGCAGCATCAACAGCCCGTCGCCGAGGGCGACTACGTGCTCGCCGCGCTCGGCGGCATGGGCACTCCGGTCGACGGCTCCGGCCTCACCCGCCTGGACCTCGAAGGCCCGCACGTGCTGTGGCTCGTCGCCTCCGGCGCCATGGACCTCTTCGCGGTCGACGCGGTCCAGCAGGGCCACTGGCACCACCTCGGCCGCCTCGAAGCTGGCACACTGCTGCTCGGCCCGGTCGCCGGACCGCAGCACAGCCTGATCGGCAGGCCCCTGCGCGAGTGCGTCCTGCGCCGTATCGAGATGCGAGAGCTGTACCAGCCGCCGCAGACCGAGACATGGACGTACGACGCGTACGGCAACCCCGTGTTCGTACCCCCGGCCACCAGCCCCCTGGAGTACGCCCTCTCCCTGGGTGTCGGCCGCGGCCTGGCCATCCTCTTCGAGGCGCCCCTCGCGACCGAGCGGGGCGCGGCCCTGACCGACGACGACATCCTGTGGATGCAGGTGCCGCCGGGCAGTGTGCAGTACGGGTCGGTGTACGGCGCCGAGGCCGCGGCCGATCTGCTGGTGGACCCGGCGATGTGGCAGGCCATGGTCGACCAGCAGTACCGGCTGCTCGCCACCCTCGACCGCTGGATCGAGCAGCTGGAACGCACCCATGAGGACCGTACGGCCGAGGGCATCAAGGCCGGTGAGGAGGTCCGGGCCCGGGCCGACCGCACCCTGATCGCCTCCATCTCCAAGCGCTCGTCATCGACCGGGCCCGCGGCGGACGCCGACGCCACCTACGCCGCCTGCAAGCTCGTCGCCCGCGCGGCCGGGCTCGCGCTCGCGGACCCCGCGCAGAGCGGCACGGAGAGCGACCGGCTCGACCCCGTCGAGCGGATCGCGCTCGCTTCCCGCGTCCGTACCCGGGCCGTACGCCTGGACGGGCGCTGGTGGCGCGACAACATCGGTCCGCTGGTCGGCCACCGGTCCGGGTCCGGCGCTCCGGTCGCGCTGCTGTGGCGGCGCGGCGGCTATGTGGCCGTGCACCCGAGCGGTCGTGAGACACCGGTCGAGAAGGCCAACGTGGCGGAGTTCGAGCCGCGCGCCGTCATGTTCTACCGGCCGCTGCCGGAACGCCGGCTGGGCCCGCTCGGTCTGCTGCGGTTCAGCCTCCGCGGCACCGGCGGCGATCTGCGCAATCTCATGCTCAGCGGTCTTGTCACGGTGGCGCTGGGCGCGCTGGTGCCGATCGCGACCGGGCAGGTGCTCGGGGTCTATGTGCCGAAGGCCCAGGAGAACCTGATCGTGCAGTTCTGCCTGGCGATCATGATCGCCAGTGTGGTGTCGGCGGCGTTCATGCTGATGCAGAACCTCACCATCCTGCGGATGGAGGGGCGTATCGAGGCCACACTCCAACCCGCCGTGTGGGACCGGCTGCTCAGGCTGCCCACGAAGTTCTTCACCGCGCGCTCGACCGGCGAACTGGCCAGCGCCGCCATGGGCATCAGCTCGATGCGCCGCATGATGGCGGGCATCGGCCCGGTCGTCGTCCAGGCGGGCACGGTCGGCCTGATGAACCTGGTCCTGCTGCTCGTGTACAGCGTCCCGATGGCGCTGGCCGCGATCGGCATGCTCGTGGTGATCACCGCGGTGTTCCTCGGGCTCGGACTGTGGCAGGTGCGCTGGCAACGGCGCCTCGTCGTGCTCAGCAACAAGCTCAACAACCAGGCGTTCCAGACGCTGCGGGGCCTGCCCAAGCTGCGGGTCGCGGCGGCCGAGAACTACGCGTACGCGGCCTGGGCGAGCGAGTTCGCGCGCAGCCGTGAGCTGCAGCAGCGGGTCGGGCGGATCAAGAACCTCAACACGGTGCTGGGCGCGGTGTATCTGCCGCTCAGCTCGCTGATCATCTTCATGCTCCTTGCGGGACCGGCACGCGGGTCGATGTCGGCCGGCGCCTTTCTGACCTTCACCACCTCGATGACCATGCTGCTGACCTCGGTGACCCAGCTGACCGGTGCGTTCGTCTCGGCGGTCGCCGCGCTGCCGATGTTCGAGCAGATCAAGCCGGTCCTCGACGCGACACCCGAGGTCCGCGTGGCGAGCACCCGCCCCGCCGCGCTGTCCGGCGCCATCGAGGCCAAGAAGCTGTCCTTCCGGTACACCGACGACGGCCCGCTCGTCCTCGACGACGTGTCCTTCGCGATCCGGCCGGGCGAGTTCGTGGCGATCGTCGGCCCCAGCGGCTGCGGCAAGTCCACCCTGCTACGGCTGCTGATCGGCTTCGACAAACCGGTCTCGGGCAGCGTCCTGTACGACGGTCAGGACCTGGCCGCACTCGACCAGTCGGCCGTACGCCGTCAGTGCGGTGTCGTACTCCAGCACGCCCAGCCGTTCACCGGCTCGATCCTGGACTGCATCTGCGGCACCGAACCGTACACACCCGAGGAGGCCATGGCCGCCGCCGAGATGGCCGGGCTCGCCGAAGACATCAAGCGCATGCCGATGGGCCTGCACACCATCGTCTCCGGCAGCGGCGCGATCTCGGGCGGCCAGCGCCAACGCCTGATGATCGCCCAGGCACTGATCCGCCGCCCACGCATCCTCTTCTTCGACGAGGCGACCAGCGCCCTGGACAACGAGACACAGCGCCGCGTCATCGAGAGCACCCACGCGCTGAACGCGACGCGGGTCGTGATCGCCCACCGACTGTCGACGGTGCTGGACGCGGACCGCGTCATCGTGATGTCGGACGGGCGTGTGGTGCAGGAGGGGCCGCCCGCGCAGCTGCTCGCCGACACGAGCGGGCGGCTGCACGAGCTGGTACGGCGCCAGATGGCGTGA
- a CDS encoding NHLP family bacteriocin export ABC transporter peptidase/permease/ATPase subunit, protein MTAPQETGTGTAESQLPPPVRGRRRAAPPKRTVPKGRRKTVRTPTVLQMEAVECGAASLAMVLGHYGRHIPLEELRIACGVSRDGSRASNLLKAARSYGLTAKGMQMDTAALAEVRAPAILFWEFNHYVVYDGMGRRFGRRGVHINDPGKGRRFIPMEDFDTSFTGVVLVMEPGPDFEKGGRKPGVLGAMPARLRGTSGTMPAAVLASLLLVAVGAAVPALSRTYIDMFLIGGQTSLLTVLFASMGATVLLTVVLTWLQQANLLRGRIISSTLSSAKFLRHLLRLPVTFFSQRSPADLVQRLQSNDAVAETLARDLAAAGVDAVVVVLYAVLLYTYDPQLTAVGIGVALLNLVAMRVVIRLRATRTAKLRADSARLTNTAYTGLQLIETMKATGGEDGYFRKWAGQHATTLEEQQRLGVPSAWLGVVAPTLATLNSALILWIGGMRAVEGHISVGLLVAFQALVTRFTAPITRLNGVAGRIQDFAADVARLKDVENFAADPLYSRPGAGDSTRRLHGHVELENITFGYSPLDKPLLSGFSLTVGPGQQVALVGGSGSGKSTVSRLISGLYAPWEGVIRIDGQRLEDIPRGALAASVSFVDQDVFLFEGTVRDNIALWDPSVPEDAVVAALQDAAVYDVVMRRPGGIHSKVEQDGRNFSGGQRQRLEIARALVRRPSILVLDEVTSALDAETEQIVMDNLRKRGCACVVIAHRLSTVRDSDEIVVLQHGTIVERGRHDALVAAGGPYAELVRER, encoded by the coding sequence GTGACCGCCCCCCAGGAAACCGGCACCGGCACCGCGGAGTCCCAACTCCCGCCGCCCGTACGGGGCCGACGCCGCGCCGCTCCGCCGAAGCGCACCGTCCCCAAGGGCCGCCGCAAGACCGTCCGCACGCCCACCGTCCTCCAGATGGAGGCTGTGGAGTGCGGCGCCGCCTCGCTCGCCATGGTGCTCGGCCACTACGGGCGGCACATCCCGCTCGAAGAGCTGCGTATCGCCTGCGGTGTCTCGCGGGACGGCTCACGTGCGAGCAATCTCCTGAAGGCGGCGCGCAGTTACGGCCTCACCGCCAAGGGCATGCAGATGGACACGGCGGCGCTCGCCGAGGTGCGCGCCCCGGCGATCCTCTTCTGGGAGTTCAACCACTACGTCGTCTACGACGGCATGGGGCGCCGCTTCGGCCGCCGCGGGGTGCACATCAACGACCCCGGCAAGGGCCGCCGCTTCATACCCATGGAGGACTTCGACACCAGCTTCACCGGTGTCGTCCTGGTCATGGAACCGGGTCCCGACTTCGAGAAGGGCGGCCGCAAACCGGGCGTCCTGGGAGCCATGCCGGCCCGGCTGCGCGGGACGTCGGGCACCATGCCCGCCGCAGTGCTGGCGAGTCTGCTGCTGGTGGCGGTCGGGGCGGCGGTGCCCGCGCTAAGCCGTACGTACATCGACATGTTCCTGATCGGCGGGCAGACCTCGCTGCTCACCGTGCTGTTCGCCTCGATGGGCGCGACCGTGCTGCTCACGGTCGTGCTGACCTGGTTGCAGCAGGCGAACCTGCTGCGCGGACGGATCATCTCCTCGACGCTGAGCAGCGCGAAGTTCCTGCGGCATCTGCTGCGGCTGCCCGTCACGTTCTTCTCCCAGCGCAGTCCGGCCGACCTGGTGCAGCGGCTCCAGTCGAACGACGCGGTGGCCGAGACGCTGGCCCGGGATCTCGCGGCGGCGGGCGTGGACGCGGTCGTGGTGGTGCTGTACGCGGTCCTGCTCTACACCTACGACCCGCAGCTCACAGCCGTGGGCATCGGGGTCGCGCTGCTCAACCTGGTGGCGATGCGGGTGGTGATCCGGCTGCGGGCGACGCGTACCGCCAAGCTGCGCGCGGACAGCGCACGGCTCACCAACACGGCGTACACCGGGCTGCAGTTGATCGAGACGATGAAGGCGACCGGCGGTGAGGACGGCTACTTCCGCAAATGGGCCGGGCAGCACGCCACCACACTCGAGGAGCAGCAGCGGCTCGGTGTGCCGAGCGCCTGGCTGGGTGTGGTCGCGCCGACGCTGGCGACGCTCAACAGCGCGCTGATCCTGTGGATCGGCGGAATGCGGGCCGTGGAGGGCCATATCTCCGTCGGTCTCCTCGTGGCGTTCCAGGCGCTGGTGACCCGCTTCACCGCGCCGATCACCCGCCTCAACGGCGTCGCCGGCCGCATCCAGGACTTCGCCGCCGACGTGGCCCGCCTGAAAGACGTCGAGAACTTCGCGGCCGACCCCCTCTACTCACGGCCGGGCGCGGGCGACAGCACCCGCCGACTGCACGGCCATGTGGAGCTGGAGAACATCACGTTCGGCTACAGCCCGCTCGACAAGCCGCTGCTGTCCGGTTTCTCGCTGACGGTCGGTCCGGGTCAGCAGGTGGCGCTCGTCGGCGGTTCCGGCAGCGGCAAGTCGACCGTGTCCAGGCTGATTTCGGGACTCTACGCGCCCTGGGAGGGCGTCATCCGGATCGACGGACAGCGGCTGGAGGACATCCCCCGCGGCGCGCTCGCGGCCTCCGTGTCCTTCGTCGACCAGGACGTCTTCCTCTTCGAGGGCACGGTCCGCGACAACATCGCACTGTGGGACCCCTCGGTCCCGGAGGACGCCGTGGTCGCGGCGCTCCAGGACGCGGCGGTGTACGACGTCGTGATGCGCCGCCCCGGTGGCATCCACAGCAAGGTCGAGCAGGACGGCCGTAACTTCTCCGGCGGCCAGCGTCAACGCCTGGAGATAGCACGGGCGTTGGTGCGCAGGCCCAGCATCCTCGTCCTCGACGAGGTGACCAGCGCCCTGGACGCGGAGACCGAGCAGATCGTGATGGACAACCTGCGCAAGCGCGGCTGCGCCTGCGTGGTGATCGCACACCGGCTCAGCACCGTGCGCGACAGCGACGAGATCGTGGTCCTCCAGCACGGCACGATCGTGGAACGCGGGCGCCATGACGCCCTGGTGGCGGCCGGCGGCCCGTACGCCGAGCTGGTCAGGGAGCGCTGA
- a CDS encoding HlyD family efflux transporter periplasmic adaptor subunit: MQFRQQALAKLQSPEELDLPVRFARPQGWLVLSVTVVVMAAASVWAVTGSVASTVTAPAILTHGQGSYVLQSPVSGQVTAVLAEQGERLAANSPVLKVRTAKGETVVRTVAAGRVNALAATMGAIIQTGANVASVEKVKDADDPLFATVYVPAENAATIPDDAAVDLTVQSVPTQEYGVLRGHVKKVDRSAQTPQQISAFLGDNQLGEQFTKDGRPVAVLVRLDRSSGTKSGYEWSSTEGPPFRLDSMTMASASIRMADERPIDWLLP; this comes from the coding sequence GTGCAGTTCCGCCAACAGGCCCTCGCCAAGCTCCAGTCACCGGAGGAGCTCGATCTTCCGGTGCGCTTCGCCCGCCCGCAGGGCTGGCTCGTGTTGTCCGTGACGGTGGTCGTGATGGCCGCCGCCTCCGTCTGGGCCGTCACGGGATCCGTCGCCTCCACGGTGACCGCGCCCGCCATCCTCACGCACGGGCAGGGCAGTTACGTACTACAGAGCCCCGTTTCCGGCCAGGTCACCGCGGTGCTCGCCGAGCAGGGCGAGCGGCTCGCCGCCAACTCCCCCGTACTGAAGGTCCGTACGGCGAAGGGCGAGACAGTCGTACGCACCGTCGCCGCGGGCCGGGTCAACGCCCTCGCCGCCACGATGGGCGCCATCATCCAGACCGGTGCGAACGTCGCCTCCGTCGAGAAGGTCAAGGACGCCGACGACCCGCTGTTCGCGACGGTGTACGTGCCCGCCGAGAACGCCGCCACGATTCCCGACGACGCGGCCGTGGACCTCACCGTCCAGTCGGTGCCCACGCAGGAGTACGGAGTGCTGCGCGGCCATGTGAAGAAGGTCGACCGCAGCGCCCAGACACCGCAGCAGATCAGCGCCTTCCTCGGCGACAACCAGCTGGGCGAGCAGTTCACCAAGGACGGGCGGCCGGTGGCCGTGCTCGTCCGGCTCGACCGTTCGTCCGGCACGAAGTCCGGCTATGAGTGGTCGTCCACGGAGGGCCCGCCGTTCCGGCTGGACTCCATGACCATGGCCTCCGCCTCGATCCGGATGGCCGACGAGCGTCCTATCGATTGGCTGCTGCCGTGA